The DNA window TCAACGCGATTCGCAAGGAGCTCGGCGAGGACGAGCCCGACGGCGCCGACGACTACCGCACCCGGGTCGAGCAGGCCGATCTGCCCGATACCGTGCGCGCCGAAGCGTTGCGCGAGGTCGGCAGGCTGGAGCGGGCCAGCGATCAGAGCCCGGAATCCGGCTGGATCCGGACCTGGCTGGACACCGTGCTGGAACTGCCGTGGACGGTGAAAACCACCGACAGCACCGATGTTTCGGCCGCTCGCGCGGTGCTGGACGCTGATCACCACGGCCTCGACGAGGTCAAGGACCGAATGGTCGAGTACCTGGCCGTGCGCTCCCGGCGTGCGGCGCGCGGGCTCGAGGTCGTCGGCGGACGCGGCTCCGGCGCGGTGCTGGCGCTGGTCGGTCCGCCCGGTGTCGGCAAGACCTCGCTGGGTGAATCCGTGGCCCGCGCCACCGGCCGCAAGTTCGTTCGCGTCGCCCTCGGCGGCGTGCGCGACGAGGCCGAGATCCGTGGTCACCGGCGCACCTACGTCGGCGCACTGCCCGGTCGGATCGTGCGTGCCATCAAGGAGGCGGGTTCGATGAATCCCGTTGTCCTGCTGGACGAGATCGACAAGGTCGGTTCGGACTTCCGCGGCGATCCCGCGGCGGCCCTGCTCGAGGTGCTGGATCCGGCGCAGAACCACACATTCCGCGACCACTACCTGGATCTGGATCTGGACCTGTCCGACGTGCTGTTCATCGCGACCGCGAATGTCATGGAGACCATCCCCGGCCCGCTGCTGGACCGGATGGAGCTGATCACTGTCGACGGCTACACCGAGGACGACAAGGTCGCCATCGCGCGTGACTTCCTGGTGCCGCGGCAGCAGGAACGCAATGCGCTGACCGCGGCGGAGGTTTCGATCACCGACGACGCGCTGCGTGAGATCGCGGCCAACTACACCCGGGAAGCCGGTGTGCGGCAAATGGAGCGAATTATCGCGAAGGCGTTGCGCAAGGCCGCGACGCGGCTGGCCGAGGACGGAAACGACACGGCGGCGGACGATTCCGTGGTGTCGCTCGGCTACGAGACGGAGTTGGGCTACGACGCGCTGGTGAAGTCCGAGAACGGTGTGATAACTGGTGAAACGCTGACCATCGATCTGGACAATCTGAAGGACTACCTGGGCCGCCCACGCTTCACCCCGGATTCGGTGGAGCGCACCGCGGTCCCCGGTGTGGCAACAGGTTTGGCGGTCACCGGACTCGGCGGCGATGTCCTCTACATCGAGGCCAATTCCGCGGCGGGCGAGCGCGCGCTCACGCTGACCGGCCAGTTGGGCGATGTCATGAAGGAGTCGGCGCAGATCGCGCTGACCTACGTGCGCTCGCATCTGGCGGAGATCGGTATCGAGCCGTCGGTGCTGGATCGCAATATCCACATCCACTTCCCGGCGGGCGCGGTGCCGAAGGATGGTCCTTCGGCGGGCGTCACCATGGTCACCGCCCTGGTGTCACTGGCGCTGGACCGGCAGGTGCGCGCGGATGTCGGCATGACCGGTGAGGTCACGTTGAACGGGCGGGTGCTGCCGATCGGCGGTGTGAAGCAGAAGCTGATGGCCGCGCAGCGTGCGGGCCTGAAGACGATCTTCATCCCGGCCCGCAATGAGCCGGATCTGGACGACGTCCCCGCGGAAGTGTTGGCCGCCCTGGATGTTCGTCCCGTCGCCGACGTCGCCGACATCTTGGCCTACGCCATCGAGCCGGTCGCCGAACCGGCCCTGGACGCTCCCGCGTTCGCGGCCACTGCCTGATAGCTCCCCGAACGGTGTGCCCCCATGATCGCGAAGTCCCGGTCATCGCCGAACGGTCGGCGGTCAGGCGGTCGGGCGGTCAGGCGGGGACGGCGCAGCAGCCAGGCCAGGAACGATCGCCTGGACGGGCGCGGATACGACTCCGCCGTCGCATTGCCCGCCGCCAACTGATGGTCGGAGCGAATTTCCGCTGCTTGTCGTAGGCGTGCGGTAAGACCTATA is part of the Nocardia sp. NBC_00565 genome and encodes:
- the lon gene encoding endopeptidase La, with the translated sequence MVVPIELDESAQAAIDAARAANTDAVLLAPRLDEGYATYGVVATIEQVGRMRGGAPAAVLKAERRAKIGHGVTGPGAALWVEAEPVETPAVDGRTKELAAEYKKLVVSVLQRREAWQIIDAVNQLTDPSAIADTAGYAPYLTADEKRDLLETPDTTERLTKLIEWTKAHIAEAEVTEKISADVREGMEKSQREFLLRQQLNAIRKELGEDEPDGADDYRTRVEQADLPDTVRAEALREVGRLERASDQSPESGWIRTWLDTVLELPWTVKTTDSTDVSAARAVLDADHHGLDEVKDRMVEYLAVRSRRAARGLEVVGGRGSGAVLALVGPPGVGKTSLGESVARATGRKFVRVALGGVRDEAEIRGHRRTYVGALPGRIVRAIKEAGSMNPVVLLDEIDKVGSDFRGDPAAALLEVLDPAQNHTFRDHYLDLDLDLSDVLFIATANVMETIPGPLLDRMELITVDGYTEDDKVAIARDFLVPRQQERNALTAAEVSITDDALREIAANYTREAGVRQMERIIAKALRKAATRLAEDGNDTAADDSVVSLGYETELGYDALVKSENGVITGETLTIDLDNLKDYLGRPRFTPDSVERTAVPGVATGLAVTGLGGDVLYIEANSAAGERALTLTGQLGDVMKESAQIALTYVRSHLAEIGIEPSVLDRNIHIHFPAGAVPKDGPSAGVTMVTALVSLALDRQVRADVGMTGEVTLNGRVLPIGGVKQKLMAAQRAGLKTIFIPARNEPDLDDVPAEVLAALDVRPVADVADILAYAIEPVAEPALDAPAFAATA